Within the Pseudopipra pipra isolate bDixPip1 chromosome 19, bDixPip1.hap1, whole genome shotgun sequence genome, the region TGATGGTTATTCACTGCTCAGACTTTCACAGCTGCTGAACTACTCTTCCCTCTGCAGGTCTCTCTGGCTGGCTGGTGAAAATAGGGTAGAGGCAGATCAGCTTTATCcatgttttcctctttcaggGTTTTAAGAGAGCAATGGATTAGAGCTAAATATGAGCGTGAGGAATTTGTTGCCACCCGAGTCTGCCAAGATCCTTGTTCTGCAGGTAAAAGGATTGTCAGGGAGAAGGTGTCAGCCCTACAGCACAGTGTTCTCTCACAacttttgagtatctccaaggtTGGCTTGTCACATTTGAACTGCTGGATGTGCAGTCATTGCTCTAGGTCTAACTTTGAGAAGAGGCTCCTAAGAAAAGGCACTTAGACAAGTGCAAGGTGTATTCAGATCTTACAGTTCTCTAGTTCTCCACTGATTTTTTCATATGAAGTCAAAATTCTCAGGTGGAGAAGAGACTTGAAACTGGTCCACATCACCTTTAGCTAAACAGTCCTGCTCTTGTGCTCTGGTGCTCTCTGACACTTCTCTTGGTCTGCCCTGCAGGGAACCGTGAAGGATTCCTCTGGAAGCTTGGGCAGGGACGCAGACAATTCCACAAGAGGAAATTTCTCCTGTCAGCAAGGGAAGGGGTGATGAAGTACTACGGCAAAGAAGTGAGTTCCTCAGCCAGAGTAGCAGGTCAACATCCATCCTCAGACCCTGCTCTTTGGAGGCAAAAAGCGAGCATAAATAACTTGGTTttgcagccaggacagctgtgCTTGTAGGAGTCCCAATGTTTCCCCATTACCATATGTCATATCTTTGGATTCAGCCCCTTTCCTCATCCCTTATCTCAACCCCACAGCCTCCTTTTGCTTGGGGAACAAAGGAAATGGATACTGGCAGTTGAATAGCAAGACAAAGATGAGGTCTGTTAGCAGCTGTTACCTCTCACAGTACCAAAATATTCTCTCACCAACTCCTGCAGCATCATCCTCAACATGTGTCCCTTCTGTAGGAGACAGTAGCAAACTGTTCTCCAGTACAAGGCTGGAGACAGACCCACCCCTTGCAATGCAGACACACCCCTTGAATAGTGACCCAACTCTTCTTAAGGAAAGGGAATCACTCCTTGTAAGCCATTTTATGTTGCATGTAATTTAAGGCTTTATGTTTCAGGTGTATCCAATATTCAGATATTTCAGGATGTCTGCTTTCCCTTCAGCAGGGATCTGGTCCTCATACAGCTGATCTGTCCTGCATTGCCTTCCCTGAGAGCACTTTATTACAGTGATGCTTTTCATTCTGCAGAGCACAGTTCCCAAGGCTGTTATCAGCGTGGAGACTCTGAATGCAATGTTCCAGGAATGGAAAATAGGACATTCCCACGGGCTGCAGATCACCTACAGCACAGATGGGCAAACAAGGAACCTGTTTGTCTATCACGAAAGCGGAAAGGTGAATATCCTGGCAATTTTGGAATAAGCAAGATGCTTAGATGTTGGATCTGGGTTTTGGAAGAGGTACCCTGTTTTCTGCAGGATCTGGTTTTATTTGAAATCACTAAGATTTGTAGAAGATAGAAAATGGCAGAATTTGACAATAATAACTGCACCACTTTGCTCCTCTTCTCTTGGGGCATATATTCACCTTCACACCCTGGATAGTCTTAAGGCTTCAGAGGTGCACTGATGTAAATCTCTGAAGGTAACTGCCTCATGGTTTTAAACAATTCTGTGGTTATATTCTTGGAAGCCTTCTTGACACTCATAGGAAATATTGTTCTGCATTATTTCTAAGCTACCAATGATGATTTTAAGAAGTGTGTCTACAGGTTTTGTcagatttctgtttcttcccttGGCAGAGTTCTCGTGTCTTTCTGGGTGCAAAGGTTTTTAAACAACCCATAACTGAGTCAACTGAAAAGCCTGTGTGCACAGGCATGGGTGACTGTCCACACCAAGAAAGTTTAGGGCCTCCCAGGAGGGgcatttttaagttattttgaAGGGTCAATGGTTTTCAGGTGTCTGGGACAAGTCACTGAGTCTCTCTGCCCCTTGGGGAGAAAGCACATCTTTGCAAAGAGGTCACAAGGAAGGAGAAAGGCATTCTGGAGAGGCACTGCTCTTCCTCTCCTTGTTATTCTTGCCTTTATGTTCGTGTTTGCTGTTTTCCCCAGGAGATTGTTGACTGGTTCAACGCTATTCGGGCAGCGCGTTACCATTACCTCAGAACAGCCTTCCCAAATGTCCCCGAGCACCAGGTGAGAACTGAGCAGGGCTCAAAGCAGGCTGGGCAAACACAGCATGGGAAAACATGCTCTCACTTCTTCTGCCAGTCAGGTGCTCAAAGAGCAGCACTTGGGTCTTGGGAATGGACTGAAGAGGTAGAAGGAAGGGCCACAGTGGATAACATGCCAAAGCTTAGTCAACATTTAAGGCCTAAAAGTCTCCATGTGATCCTTATGAAGTGCAATCTTTCAAAAGTGTTATGTTCCTTCTTACTTCAGACTTCCCTTTACTGAGCAGCCAAAAAGAACCCAGACCCCAAAAGCCACAATTGATGGTGATTAAGTTTGGcagaaacagagcagaaaagcagTCTAGAATGAGACatactgtcctggttttggctgggacaGACACAgacttttttgtgtttgtgttctcCTAGCTCATACCCAGGATCACAAGAAATTTTGTCAAAGAAGGATATATGGAGAAAACAGGACCAAAAGTAAGTGCACACTTGGCAGTATACAAACAAGATCATTCCAGGTAGAGAATATTTGGTAATTCTATGATGTTGCCTAGTACAGGGCTTGCTCAGTGACTACCTGCTTCCTGGGTCCATAGAAGACATTATATTCAAGCCTGCCATGTTCTTTGGgatcatgttttattttgtgtggaAAATGAGATCAGGAAGAAGAATCCTTGAAGAGTAAGCAAGATGGATTAGCTGGCAGTGGGACATGCAAAGTGCTGTTGCACAACACTCTATAGATTGCTGTGTCTGCCAAGTGCAGCTCCTGCTAGAACAGAACATCACATGCTGACCCCCCCTACTTCTCTGTTTCACTTACAGTCACATCTGCTTAGGGCAGCAAAGTGCCACTGAGAAAATTTCTCCACACTGAAGccaatggtttggtttggtttattgTGGGAAAGTATTTGGGCCAGTACTCCTTGGAAGAGGAGAGCAGGATTTGGGGCACTGCTGAAGGAGGAGATGAAGGTCTGAGGTCTTGTTTGAACACAGCCACTTCTTGCCTTGCTCTGCTTGGAGTGAGCCATGAGCCAAAGTCCCATTATAAAGCTCAGGGGTGCAGTGCTGATACTGAATATGCTGGGGTTTGGCCCAGCTTGTGCCTGTGCCCCAGGACCTCTTCTGCAGGTTCTTGCACAGAGTATGAAAGGTTGTGTGTTTTTCTCCTGAGGCCTCAATTCTGCCCAAACTGAAGTGAGCCCTAGAAGAGGCCTCTTCAgttcagcacagagcagtgaaTAGCTCAGGAATGGTCAGATGAGTGTAGTGAATGGAGTTAGTACTTACAGACAAACCCCAGTATTGTGCACCCTGAAATTCTAGGGGCACCCCCCTGACCAAACTGTTGAAGTTGATTGTTCTCTGCAGAGCTTTCAATGCATTTCCTGCAACTTAATCCTGTCAATTTGATCACTGGTAGAACCAAacttccctgcctgcccaagGGATTGTCATTGAATGCAAATGTGTAGTTTGAGCCCAGGGAGAAGAGGGCTGAGGGCACAGCAGTGACTCACCTGAACCAGTCTTGGGGGTGAAGGAAACTGAACTCAAGCTCCAAGTCATTTAAGCAGTCCAGGGATCCAAacagaccaaactcctctctggGACTTGGTCTTCAAAGAACTTCTACCATGTCCTTGCAGCACAAGGAGGCCTTTAAGGGACGCTGGTTCAGCCTGGATTCTCAAGAAAGGAACCTGATGTACTTTAAAAACCCGCTGGTAAGAGGAGTGTTCTTCACTGTTCCACATCCCCTTCAGGAAgtgggtggggaggaagggtcTGTTCTCATCCAGTTCTTCCAGAGCCTGTGCAAGACTGGAGCAGGCTCAGCCTCAAGAGCCCATCTCCCTTGTCAGTGGATGCCTCTGAGCTGTTTGGAGCTCTGGCCCATCTGGTGGCTGTGAGGAGGATCCAAGTCTTTTAAAAGTAGCTGCTACTGCCTGTAGCATTAATGCCCACTCTCTCCCAGCCCTAGGCAAGATGAGCAATATTCCAATAACAGGCCAACATCCTGCCTtctggcactgctctggccaTGGGAAtatccttccctgctccttctgAACGCCCACCAACCAGCTCTGTAAGGGTGGGTCCCTACCAGCAACCTCTGTTGTGTTTCCTGCTGGTGTCACCAAATCAGTGTCCCCTCCTGCATCCCCAGATCCCATTCCATGTCAAAGGACAGAGCAGTgtctgctggagctgtgctgtccACTGGTTAATGgctgtcttttcttccttcttttcaggATGAGTTTGCACGGGGCCAGATTTTTATTGGAAGGAGGGATGAGGGGTATGAAGTACGACCTGAGCTGCCCAAGGGAATCCGTCTGAAGAAGAGGAAACCAAGTATCATTCTGGTCACGCCAGGGAGAGAGTTTGTGTTTTTATGTGATAACGATGAGAAGCAGAAGGAGTGGATTGAGGCCTTGGACGGAATCATCTCCCAGAACTGATGTCCACAGGGAGGAGCAGAGTCAGGCAGCTACATCCCatctggctgcagctcctgtcCACACAGGGACAGGGTTGTTTTCGGCAGAGTGGGTTGAATGTCTCTTACCCTGgcacaataaaaaaatacaagtcaAGTTTGAATTGTGGAGGATGGAACCACTCTAATGGAATCACACAGATACTCCCAGCTTCTTGCTTTCAGCATTTTacactgttttgcttttttatgaGTGGCAAATCCAACTCGTGAAGACGAAATATTTCCAAAGCACAACCCCACACGGTGCCCCAGCAAACACATTGTGGGTACAGGATGAACATGTGCTGATCTGTCTCGCCTAAAACCAGATGAAGCTTAATGAGCTTGATTAGTCTGAGCATTGAAAGGCAGGAACTAGTTTTAAAAGAGTTGTCTTCAGTGGCTTGCTTGAGTACACTCGCTGAATGGGGACCAGTTCTCAGTGTTGGGGGTGAGTACTCCTTGTGCCCACTctgtgcaggagctgatggACACTTGCCCTGACTGATACTGTTTCCTCAAGACCAAGTCTGAGGTCTGGTTCTACCAAGCAGCACGTCATTCAGATATTTAATTCTTTCCAGATAGCCTTAGTTTGCAAATCAAGAGGAAGTCTTGCAGACCAAGTTTCTGGTGAGGCTTCCACCTTTTGCTGACTATTGCCAGCCCGTCTGAGACATTCAGAATAGTTCTCTTCTGCAGAAATGAGGAAGTGCCAATACTTGCAGGAATGAGTGAGATTAATTcttctcttcccccctccccaataGTGCAAAAGAATTGAATTGGATCATCACTCTGCCTGTCTCAGCCAGCTCATCAGccagctctgagcaatctgcaGCAGTTTTGCCTGCTGATatgctcctgctctccccacgCAGCCTGATTCAGTCTGGTTCCCATGCTGGTTCAGCACATCTGTTAAACGGCCTAATCCTACAGCTCCTGAAATCAATAGAAAGCACCCTCTGACTTGTACAAGGAACAATGGCAGTCTTCGTTTGGTTTGACATGTGTTAATTGTTATTTTGAGATGACCTGAGTAGCCCAGGATGACCTCAGAAGGGTTCAGTGCATCCAGTGGCCTGAACTTCCCACGGGCGGGGCTctgccgggctgggctgggctgtgcccttgCTGTCCCGGCTGGGTCAGCAGACTGCCCATGTCAGCGGCTCACTGCTACAAAATCGGGAAATTCACGGTGAAAATGAAACCCTGCCCATAACAAAGACTTTTTTGGACAGTCAGTATGAGTCAAGGCCAGGCCCGGGACAGCTCTGCATCACAGCCCATTCCCACAGTCAACCCGAATCCTGGGAACgagaggcagcagaggaagCGCTGACTGGCGCTGGGCTGAGCCCCGGGAGCTCTGACGGAGCTGACACcggaggagaggaggagacagggcagagcccagcccggcccagcccagcccgctCCGCCCCGGCGCTCCCGTCCCCGGAGGAGGCTCCCGGGGAAACCGAAACCGTGCGGCCTCTGTGCTCCGCCCCGGCCGGGCCATGGCCGCTGCCATCGAGCTGGAGCGGCTCCTGGCCGCCGTGGAGCTGAGGTGCTCCTTGTGCCTGCAGTTCTTCTCGGAGCCGGTGCGGATCGcgggctgcagccacagcttctgccGGCGCTGCATCAGCCGGTACCGCGCGGGCCGGCCCGGGCCCGGCTGTCCGCTCTGCAGGGAGGGCTTCGAGCTCCGCGACCTGCGGCCCAACCGCGAGCTGGCCGCGCTGCTCAGCCTCGTCCCGCCAGAGCTGAGCGAGGAGAAGCTGGAAACCGAGGATGAACCCTCTGGAGCTGTTGTCTTCGGCGACCGGAGCTCGGCGGGGCGGCGACCTGGGGAGAAGGTACGGCCCGAGGCAGCGCAGGGCTCCGTCCCGGGACAGCCCGGGGCTCCATCCCTCCACAGCCCGGGGCTCCATCCCTCCACAGCCCGGGGCTCCATCCCTCCACAGCCCGGGGCTCCATCCCTCCACAGCCCGGGGCTCCATCCTTCCACAGTCCGGGGCTCCGTCCCGGGACAGCCACGGGCTCCATCCCGCAACAACCCGGAATAGCCCggggctccatcccactgcagcccccgTACAGCCCGAGGCTCCGTCCCGCTCCATCCCCGGCACAGTAACGCAACAAGCACCGTACGTTGAGCAGATGGGTTTAACTAAAACAGTGTTTGGGGTTCTTTGGTGTGTCTGACACACTGAGGGCTGCACAGCTGAAGTAGAAGAACCAATATCTGTATGTATTCAGCTGAGGTACGGTGGTAATAAGCATTCTTGTTTCTGGGCGTTACTGACTGCATTAGCATTGCACTGGAGACTCCTGAAAGGCCACATAACATTGTTACGCGGTGCTACAGCTCCACCCAGCTTCGTGGCACAGAATAGGACCGGTTTAGTATCTAGATCTCCACTTAACAACCAGACTTGGAGGCGATGGGGAAGATTTTAGCACATATGTATCTAAAAAACCCTATTCTTCAGTCAAGCAAAGACCTGAAGCTCACAATTATATTTGAACATGCAATTGGTAACTGTTGCATGTTAAATTCATTGTGATTATTCCTGCTCAGAGTTGTGTCCTCCAGGCCCCTCCTCAAGCAGTCCAGTGCTTAACTGATGTCAGTGATCTGGGAATGTTTATTATCCTGCTGCTTAACCTAGTCATGCTTTCTTTGAGGGTTATGTGGATAAATGGTCCAATGTGTCACTTTAAAGGAGGAAGAGATATGGGAAAGCTCCAAGCAACCAGAAATATCTGTGGAGACCATCCCCCTGTTGAGGAGAGATCTCAGTAAAACCAAGGTACATGTTGTGCATTCATCACCTGCAGTTACCTTCTGCTtccactgctctgggctggagaTGTGACTGACTCcaaggcagctttccagcccagagcaggaatctgcctttttgtttccttcttttctgtcACAGTTCTGCTTTTATGGATGAGAATGAACTGTGGCACCAGCTGCACTAACTCCTGTCCTGGCTGGCACAAAGGCCTCTGGGGTTGTGCATTGTTACCCTTTTCTGCTTATCCCTGAGTGTTTCTGGTACTCTTAGATGCAAAATACAAAtcacaaagagaaaatattgaTCTTTCTGACTCGTCAAACAGAATCCACTGGCCATAAAATAGTCAAGATCCTTAACATGCCCAAAATCTCATTGCAGGTAATGCAGGAATAGTGTCAAATGTATTTCATTCCTTTGAATAAAGTTTTCTGGTCTGCAGGGGTCGGTCAGTCAAAGAGCACATTAAACGGGGCAGTAGATTCTCATATTCCACACATCTTTCCCAACCACACAATGAACTCtgtgttttctgcctttcaggaATACACATCTCAGATCAAAAGCCAGATTACTCGAGATTTCTGTTGCATGAAGGAATATGTTGAAAGACAAGAGAGAAACACATTGATGTTCATTGAACAAGAGCAAAAAGCTGCTCAACAGAAGATTGAAGAGACTATTCACCAGCTCACAGACAGCAAAGCCCAAACTGTAAGTGATGAAATGAGTGGCAGGGTATGAGTGGGAACTCTCAAGCTCAATATCTTGGATAGCTGAGTATGAACAGGGCACTTTGAGGTCCCCACTGTGCTGTTCTCACTGGAGACAGTGATGCCAATCCATGGACATTGCTGTTACAGGGAGAGTTTGGAGTGAGGAATTCAGAGGGAGAATAGTGCTAAAAAAGGGCCCAGGCTGGGGATGCAATTCCAAACCAGATTTGTTCCAAGGGCCTTGGTGAGCTGGAGTGAAGTGGGGATTACATTGCTTAAATCCAGTCCTCAGTCAAATCTAAAGTTAAGATCCTGCacaacctttttattttccagaatttGTATATACACCCGAGTGTGCAAGTTAAAGAACTCACAGAGTTTTAAGTGTTTTGTAACAACTTTCTTGGGGAAAACACATCAAGGGCCCTCAAAAGAGGCAGTTAAAGCACTTGAGGTTCTGCAGAGCCTGCTTTGATGTTGAAAACAACAGTGCCAGTGATGCAGGTCAGCCAGCAGGAATTTGGAGTGGGGCTCACTCTCAGttttctgagggaaaacaaggtcttcttattttttaataagaataAACTATCCTTCCCTATTTTCTGTAAGATTTCAGGTTAGTTCTCTCAGGTAACTATCCTATAAAGGAAACTCTTGATTCGAAGGATAAGATTTTTGGAGAGATCACTGCTGTTTTTCCACTCTGCTTTTAGAATATAATCTGGTCTGATAGATGAAATAACTGCTGTTGTTTACATCTTTCTCTCGATCCTTTTGTCATTATTAGAGTAACTTACCTTATGAAGGCTCACTTTCAATAATGAATAAAATTACACTTGATGAGAAGCTTAATGTTGTCAAAAGTGCTGTAGAAGATCTTAAGAGAAAGTTGGAAATGTTACTTTTGGAGAAATACCCTCAGCAATTCCCACCAGGTTAGTTTCCCttattttgaaatgtctttctTGGAGGGAGTGGATGTAGCAAATCAAGTAAAAAATTACTCTGTGTTCATGAAATGCACGTGCAAGTAACACAAGGAACGTgatactcagaaaaaaattaagaacacTTTAAAGACTTTTGTGACAGAAAATGGTGCATCTGCATAGAAAGATCCAACTGCTTTACCCACTCACTCTTCTGGCTGCTCCATTCTGACACTCAGGGCAGCAGCGTacagtgttttgtttattttgggtAAAAATGTTTGCCTACACATCCTTTGATAATTTATACAACCTAAAAAATCAACTCTTTGTTTTGTACTTTAACCAGTAGCTGGGTTTATTTAAGGTGTGTTTTCCTTTAGAAGCATAAACACTTCCTATTTACATTTTGAAGAAATGCC harbors:
- the ADAP2 gene encoding arf-GAP with dual PH domain-containing protein 2 isoform X2, whose translation is MDHERSKALLRELQRASGTGNDRCADCGRPGPEWASYKLGILVCVNCSGIHRNLPGITRVKSLVLDFWENDLIEFMKSHGNLCAKAKYEAKVPPYYYIPHSDDCVVLREQWIRAKYEREEFVATRVCQDPCSAGNREGFLWKLGQGRRQFHKRKFLLSAREGVMKYYGKESTVPKAVISVETLNAMFQEWKIGHSHGLQITYSTDGQTRNLFVYHESGKEIVDWFNAIRAARYHYLRTAFPNVPEHQHKEAFKGRWFSLDSQERNLMYFKNPLDEFARGQIFIGRRDEGYEVRPELPKGIRLKKRKPSIILVTPGREFVFLCDNDEKQKEWIEALDGIISQN
- the ADAP2 gene encoding arf-GAP with dual PH domain-containing protein 2 isoform X1; protein product: MDHERSKALLRELQRASGTGNDRCADCGRPGPEWASYKLGILVCVNCSGIHRNLPGITRVKSLVLDFWENDLIEFMKSHGNLCAKAKYEAKVPPYYYIPHSDDCVVLREQWIRAKYEREEFVATRVCQDPCSAGNREGFLWKLGQGRRQFHKRKFLLSAREGVMKYYGKESTVPKAVISVETLNAMFQEWKIGHSHGLQITYSTDGQTRNLFVYHESGKEIVDWFNAIRAARYHYLRTAFPNVPEHQLIPRITRNFVKEGYMEKTGPKHKEAFKGRWFSLDSQERNLMYFKNPLDEFARGQIFIGRRDEGYEVRPELPKGIRLKKRKPSIILVTPGREFVFLCDNDEKQKEWIEALDGIISQN
- the ADAP2 gene encoding arf-GAP with dual PH domain-containing protein 2 isoform X4, producing the protein MASAPAASPGPEWASYKLGILVCVNCSGIHRNLPGITRVKSLVLDFWENDLIEFMKSHGNLCAKAKYEAKVPPYYYIPHSDDCVVLREQWIRAKYEREEFVATRVCQDPCSAGNREGFLWKLGQGRRQFHKRKFLLSAREGVMKYYGKESTVPKAVISVETLNAMFQEWKIGHSHGLQITYSTDGQTRNLFVYHESGKEIVDWFNAIRAARYHYLRTAFPNVPEHQLIPRITRNFVKEGYMEKTGPKHKEAFKGRWFSLDSQERNLMYFKNPLDEFARGQIFIGRRDEGYEVRPELPKGIRLKKRKPSIILVTPGREFVFLCDNDEKQKEWIEALDGIISQN
- the ADAP2 gene encoding arf-GAP with dual PH domain-containing protein 2 isoform X3, with translation MDHERSKALLRELQRASGTGNDRCADCGRPGPEWASYKLGILVCVNCSGIHRNLPGITRVKSLVLDFWENDLIEFMKSHGNLCAKAKYEAKVPPYYYIPHSDDCVVLREQWIRAKYEREEFVATRVCQDPCSAGNREGFLWKLGQGRRQFHKRKFLLSAREGVMKYYGKESTVPKAVISVETLNAMFQEWKIGHSHGLQITYSTDGQTRNLFVYHESGKEIVDWFNAIRAARYHYLRTAFPNVPEHQLIPRITRNFVKEGYMEKTGPKGLLSDYLLPGSIEDIIFKPAMFFGIMFYFVWKMRSGRRILEE
- the RNF135 gene encoding E3 ubiquitin-protein ligase RNF135; protein product: MAAAIELERLLAAVELRCSLCLQFFSEPVRIAGCSHSFCRRCISRYRAGRPGPGCPLCREGFELRDLRPNRELAALLSLVPPELSEEKLETEDEPSGAVVFGDRSSAGRRPGEKEEEIWESSKQPEISVETIPLLRRDLSKTKEYTSQIKSQITRDFCCMKEYVERQERNTLMFIEQEQKAAQQKIEETIHQLTDSKAQTSNLPYEGSLSIMNKITLDEKLNVVKSAVEDLKRKLEMLLLEKYPQQFPPVQPPNSYQETSVCSSPPESAAEIPDLVIPSQFSQWAEDVTFDHRRANERLALTAQNSRVVVSSHPTWYEPAPRRFCISQVMCSQSFSTGCHYWEVITKDSDGWAVGVAHEMIGKRDKLGRTEHSWCVEWLGSKKQLSAWHKDQETLLHKDKPLRVGVFLELQKQTVSFYSITDREMLLHIFELSTSHPLYPAFWLYSLERNGSLTLSHPNRR